From the genome of Castor canadensis chromosome 4, mCasCan1.hap1v2, whole genome shotgun sequence, one region includes:
- the LOC141422527 gene encoding uncharacterized protein: MIRTENLEDDDDDEEQVPSELDPRNDDVLAEVQVGEVTQLFQQLQEERETYFSLNQHLKDLFIQKIPDNHQSQDHGEQLSEGSRLVEPFIYKKSAEVNSDASFQIRKPATKEGDTPEGSFENTRGIQDGFIDAASVLKEKIIKGKPLLSKWQITCRFPGPGYKDLNSGVCFEMKLEDDAPEGSVDHTPGFQHGLIDATNILKWKILKRKLLFSRCRIVCRFPELGQTGFSCQTAHVTSVCPYLEFPWASTLSGHPSPSPVYTVDCVPRQCLCPDALSTLGLNLDVCFEMKLEGDAFEGSVDHTLWFQHGLIDATNILKWKIVQRKLLYSRCRIVCMFPELEQTGLSCPTAHVSSVCPYLELPWASTLSGHPSPSPVCTVDCVPRQRLCPDTLSALELNSEACFKMNLEGDAPKSSVDQTPGFQHGLTDATSVLKWKILKRKLLLSMCRIVCRFPELGQTELNSGACSETELEGDAPEGSIDHTPEFQYCLTDATNILKRKLLKTKLLLSRCQIGCRFPELGQRGLSCITAPVISACSYCEFPWAATWSGRPSPSPVCTVNCVPTQHWCPNILSVIKLNLNAFLGMKQPPKVEGDVPEGSVDHAHGIHHSLIDAPNVLKQKVIKRILLLSKRRIESRFPGSTYRGMFCPTSDVISIYPYLGFLRTATLSGPPSTFPVCILNAAPPQCCRPHTLSDTDTKCCWNKKRY; encoded by the exons ATGATCAGGACAG AAAATcttgaagatgatgatgatgatgaagaacaAGTACCATCAGAATTGGACCCCAG GAACGATGATGTCCTGGCTGAAGTTCAGGTGGGAGAGGTGACTCAGTTGTTCCAGCAGTtacaggaagaaagagagacCTACTTCTCCCTCAACCAGCATCTCAAGGACCTCTTCATACAGAAAATCCCCGACAACCACCAGAGCCAGGACCACGGAGAGCAGCTGAGTGAGGGGTCCAGGCTGGTGGAGCCCTTTATCTACAAGAAAAGTGCAG aagtgAATTCTGATGCTTCCTTTCAAATAAGGAAACCTGCCACAAAGGAGGGTGATACTCCTGAaggttcatttgaaaacacacgTGGGATTCAAGATGGCTTCATTGACGCTGCAAGTGTCCTGAAAGAGAAAATTATCAAAGGAAAACCACTGCTCAGCAAGTGGCAAATAACATGCAGATTCCCTGGCCCAGGTTACAAAG ATCTGAATTCAGGCGTCTGCTTTGAAATGAAGCTGGAGGATGATGCTCCCGAAGGCTCTGTTGACCACACACCAGGGTTTCAGCATGGCCTCATTGATGCTACAAACATCCTGAAATGGAAGATCCTGAAGAGAAAACTACTGTTCAGCAGGTGCCGAATAGTATGCAGATTCCCTGAACTGGGACAGACAG GTTTTTCCTGTCAAACAGCTCATGTAACCTCTGTGTGTCCATACCTTGAATTTCCATGGGCCTCCACCTTGTCTGGacatccatctccatctcctgttTATACTGTGGACTGTGTTCCGAGGCAGTGCTTGTGTCCTGATGCTTTAAGTACCCTAG GGCTGAATTTGGATGTATGCTTTGAAATGAAGCTGGAGGGTGATGCTTTCGAAGGCTCAGTTGACCACACACTGTGGTTTCAACATGGCCTCATTGATGCCACAAACATCCTGAAATGGAAGATCGTGCAGAGAAAACTACTGTATAGCAGGTGCCGAATAGTATGCATGTTCCCTGAACTGGAACAGACAG GTTTGTCCTGCCCAACAGCTCATGTATCCTCTGTGTGTCCATACCTCGAACTTCCATGGGCCTCCACCTTGTCTGGacatccatctccatctcctgttTGTACTGTGGACTGTGTTCCCAGGCAGCGCTTGTGTCCCGACACTTTAAGTGCTCTAG AGCTGAATTCAGAGGCCTGCTTTAAAATGAATCTGGAGGGTGATGCTCCCAAAAGCTCAGTTGACCAAACACCTGGGTTTCAACATGGCCTCACTGATGCCACAAGTGTCCTAAAATGGAAGATCCTGAAGAGAAAACTACTGCTCAGCATGTGCCGAATAGTATGCAGATTCCCTGAACTAGGACAAACAG AACTGAATTCAGGCGCCTGCTCAGAAACGGAGCTGGAGGGTGATGCTCCCGAAGGCTCAATTGACCACACACCGGAGTTTCAATATTGCCTCACTGATGCCACAAACATCCTTAAACGGAAGCTCTTGAAGACAAAATTACTGTTGAGCAGGTGCCAAATAGGATGCAGATTCCCAGAACTGGGACAAAGAG GTTTGTCCTGTATAACAGCTCCTGTAATCTCTGCTTGTTCGTACTGTGAATTTCCATGGGCCGCCACCTGGTCTGGACGTCCGTCTCCATCTCCTGTTTGTACTGTGAACTGTGTTCCCACCCAGCACTGGTGTCCCAACATTTTAAGTGTCATAA AGCTGAATTTGAATGCTTTCCTTGGAATGAAACAACCTCCCAAGGTAGAAGGTGATGTTCCCGAAGGCTCAGTTGACCACGCACATGGGATTCACCATAGCCTCATTGATGCCCCAAATGTCCTGAAGCAGAAGGTTATCAAAAGAATACTATTGCTCAGCAAGCGCAGAATAGAGAGCAGATTCCCTGGATCAACATACAGAG GTATGTTCTGTCCAACAAGTGATGTAATCTCTATCTATCCTTACCTTGGATTTCTGAGGACTGCTACCCTGTCTGGTCCTCCATCCACATTTCCTGTTTGCATTCTGAATGCTGCTCCTCCCCAGTGCTGTCGTCCTCATACTTTAAGTGACACAG atACCAAATGTTGCTGGAACAAGAAGAGATATTGA